A portion of the Flavobacterium limnophilum genome contains these proteins:
- a CDS encoding alpha/beta hydrolase, whose amino-acid sequence MNLSLEYLVREPKIKLDKNPLLLLIHGYGSNEQDLFSFATELPDEYYIVSVRAPYDIQYGSYAWYAINFDADQNKFSDNEQAKTSRDLIAQFIDELEANYPIDNENVTLIGFSQGAILSYAVALSHPEKVQRVVAMSGYVNPEIIEENYLKNSFSNLKIFTSHGTVDQVIPVEWGRKAKPFLENLGINSTYKEYPIGHGVSPQNFYDFKNWILANT is encoded by the coding sequence ATGAATTTATCACTAGAATATCTCGTAAGAGAACCCAAAATAAAGTTGGACAAAAATCCACTTTTACTATTAATTCACGGTTACGGTAGCAACGAACAAGATTTATTTTCATTCGCCACCGAACTTCCTGACGAATATTATATTGTTTCGGTACGTGCTCCCTACGATATACAATACGGAAGCTACGCTTGGTACGCTATCAACTTTGATGCTGACCAAAACAAGTTTTCCGACAACGAGCAAGCCAAAACTTCGAGAGATTTAATTGCTCAATTTATTGATGAATTAGAAGCCAATTACCCGATTGATAATGAAAACGTGACTTTAATTGGTTTTAGCCAAGGAGCCATATTGAGTTATGCTGTGGCGCTTTCACATCCTGAAAAAGTGCAAAGAGTGGTGGCGATGAGCGGTTACGTCAACCCGGAAATTATAGAAGAAAATTACCTAAAAAATTCCTTTTCGAATCTTAAAATATTCACTTCCCACGGAACGGTTGACCAAGTAATCCCGGTGGAATGGGGACGAAAAGCAAAACCTTTTCTGGAGAATTTAGGCATCAATTCGACGTATAAAGAATATCCGATTGGTCACGGCGTTTCACCACAAAATTTTTATGATTTCAAGAATTGGATTTTGGCAAATACGTAA
- a CDS encoding MBL fold metallo-hydrolase codes for MKVYFLGTGTSQGIPIIGSNHPVCLSTDLKDKRLRVSVWIHWENHSYVVDCGPDFRQQMLTSNCQKVDGILYTHEHSDHTAGLDDIRPFNFKQGEIPIYANQRVIDNLKLRFDYVFKTENRYPGAPSVKAIEVVNNYPFAIGNKKAIPINVMHGNLPVFGYRIDNFAYLTDVKTVEESEIAKLKNLKVLVINALRETPHDTHFNLQEALDFIAMIQPEKAYLTHISHLMGFHEEVQQKLPENVYLAYDNLEITI; via the coding sequence ATGAAAGTATATTTTTTAGGAACTGGAACCTCGCAAGGAATCCCCATAATTGGCAGTAATCATCCGGTTTGTTTAAGTACTGATTTAAAGGACAAAAGACTCCGGGTTTCGGTCTGGATTCATTGGGAAAACCATTCGTATGTTGTCGATTGTGGTCCCGATTTCAGACAACAGATGTTGACTTCGAATTGTCAAAAAGTGGATGGAATTTTATACACCCACGAACATTCGGATCATACTGCTGGATTGGATGACATCCGTCCGTTCAATTTCAAGCAGGGCGAAATCCCGATTTATGCCAATCAACGCGTAATTGATAATTTGAAATTGCGATTCGATTACGTTTTTAAAACTGAAAATAGATATCCCGGCGCTCCTTCCGTAAAAGCAATTGAAGTAGTCAATAATTATCCTTTTGCCATTGGAAATAAAAAGGCAATTCCCATAAACGTGATGCACGGTAACCTTCCTGTTTTTGGATACCGAATAGATAATTTTGCTTATTTGACCGACGTTAAAACGGTAGAAGAAAGTGAAATTGCCAAATTGAAAAACCTGAAAGTATTGGTTATAAATGCGCTACGAGAAACGCCCCACGACACGCATTTCAACCTGCAGGAAGCCTTGGATTTTATCGCAATGATTCAACCCGAAAAAGCCTATCTCACACATATTAGCCATCTTATGGGTTTTCATGAAGAAGTGCAACAAAAATTGCCGGAAAACGTTTATTTGGCTTATGACAACTTGGAAATTACTATTTAA